One window of the Bacteroidales bacterium genome contains the following:
- a CDS encoding class IIb bacteriocin, lactobin A/cerein 7B family: protein MELEKYGLKELTKKECQDTNGGIALWLVFGLIALIAGVAYGLSDAGKSQES from the coding sequence ATGGAACTTGAAAAGTATGGACTTAAGGAACTAACAAAGAAAGAATGTCAAGACACCAATGGAGGTATTGCGTTATGGTTAGTTTTCGGACTAATTGCTTTAATCGCTGGTGTTGCGTATGGTCTTTCCGATGCTGGTAAATCACAAGAAAGTTAA
- a CDS encoding peptidase domain-containing ABC transporter: MVKIKQRDITDCGAACLASVAAHHKLNLPIAKIRQMAGTDKKGTNVLGMIEAAQKMGFHAKGVRGDWDSLFKIPMPTIAHVVVKEVLQHYVVLIKVTKDYIEVMDPGDGEYHKIPHEDFKKSWTGVLVLLTPGDTFQPKSERISTSIRFWQLIKPHKGVLSQALIGAILYAVLGLSTSIYVGKIVDYAIPSGNLNLLNLLGIAMLIVVGIRVLLSTIQSVFVLKIGQKIDATLILGYYQHLLRLPQSFFDNMRVGEIISRINDAVKIRLFVNEVTVNLIVNILILIVSFLLMFSFYWKLAAIMLMVIPLYAITYFILNRLNKKVQRKIMENSAELEAHLVESLNSVATIKRFGLEGFSNLKTETRFVSLLKTIYSSGINVIFSSASTGLISQVITIVLLWVGAGFVLENTITPGELLSFYSVIGYFTSPVTSIIGFNKTYQDAKIASDRLFEIFDLEVEDEINKMMLKTEHIGDIRFQNVDFRYGTRVEVFKGLNLNIQAGKVTAVVGESGSGKTTLISILQNIYPIQNGNIYLGNYDIRYFTNESLREKVVVVPQNIDLFAGNIIDNIAVGEFAPDMEQIMDICNQLGMTQFIENLPNRFNTYIGENGASLSGGQKQRIAIARALYRNPEILILDEATSSLDSIAEGYVQRTIQLMREKGKTVIVIAHRLSTIALADQIVVLDKGTVVEQGTFKELTSSKSIFCKMWQHQTLENQLV; the protein is encoded by the coding sequence ATTGTGAAAATAAAACAACGTGATATCACCGATTGTGGCGCAGCTTGTTTAGCCTCAGTTGCCGCTCACCATAAATTAAATTTGCCAATTGCAAAAATCAGGCAGATGGCGGGTACTGATAAGAAAGGAACAAATGTTCTGGGAATGATTGAAGCAGCTCAGAAAATGGGTTTTCACGCCAAAGGGGTAAGAGGCGATTGGGATAGCTTGTTTAAAATTCCAATGCCCACAATAGCCCATGTTGTTGTAAAAGAAGTTCTTCAACATTATGTTGTATTAATAAAGGTAACGAAAGATTACATAGAAGTAATGGATCCTGGAGATGGGGAGTATCATAAAATTCCGCACGAAGATTTTAAGAAATCATGGACAGGGGTTCTTGTTCTTCTGACACCAGGGGATACCTTTCAACCAAAATCCGAAAGGATATCTACATCCATAAGGTTTTGGCAACTCATAAAACCTCATAAAGGAGTTTTGTCCCAAGCACTTATTGGGGCTATTCTATACGCAGTTCTAGGGCTTTCCACCTCAATTTATGTTGGAAAAATTGTAGACTATGCTATACCTAGTGGAAATCTTAACCTTTTAAACCTGCTTGGTATTGCTATGCTTATCGTTGTGGGAATAAGAGTTTTGCTAAGCACTATTCAATCAGTATTTGTGTTGAAGATAGGTCAGAAGATTGACGCTACCTTGATTTTAGGCTACTACCAACACCTGCTAAGGCTACCTCAATCGTTTTTCGATAACATGAGGGTTGGCGAAATTATATCAAGGATAAACGATGCCGTAAAAATCAGACTTTTTGTAAACGAGGTTACAGTAAATCTCATCGTAAATATTCTAATCCTTATTGTATCATTCCTCCTTATGTTCAGTTTTTACTGGAAACTTGCAGCTATAATGTTAATGGTTATTCCTCTTTACGCAATCACCTATTTTATCCTTAACAGGTTAAACAAAAAAGTTCAAAGGAAGATAATGGAGAACTCAGCGGAACTGGAAGCCCATCTTGTTGAATCGTTAAATTCAGTTGCAACTATTAAAAGGTTTGGGTTGGAAGGTTTTTCTAACCTAAAAACCGAAACTAGGTTTGTATCACTATTAAAAACCATATACAGTTCGGGAATTAATGTTATTTTCTCATCGGCCTCAACCGGTCTAATATCACAGGTAATAACAATAGTACTGCTCTGGGTAGGAGCTGGATTTGTGTTAGAAAATACAATTACGCCAGGTGAGTTACTCTCGTTCTACTCAGTGATAGGGTACTTTACAAGCCCTGTTACAAGCATTATAGGCTTTAATAAAACCTATCAGGATGCCAAAATTGCTTCTGATCGTCTGTTTGAAATCTTTGATCTGGAAGTTGAGGATGAGATCAATAAAATGATGCTAAAAACGGAACATATTGGAGATATCCGTTTCCAAAATGTTGATTTTAGGTATGGTACAAGGGTAGAAGTCTTTAAAGGTTTAAACCTTAACATACAAGCTGGTAAGGTAACAGCTGTGGTTGGCGAGAGCGGTTCTGGAAAAACCACACTTATCTCCATTTTACAAAATATATACCCAATACAAAACGGCAATATTTACCTTGGAAACTATGATATCCGCTACTTTACAAATGAGTCATTGCGCGAGAAAGTAGTTGTAGTACCACAAAACATAGATCTTTTTGCAGGTAATATTATTGATAATATTGCCGTTGGTGAGTTTGCTCCTGATATGGAACAGATTATGGATATCTGCAACCAACTGGGAATGACCCAATTTATTGAGAATCTCCCCAATAGGTTCAATACCTATATCGGTGAGAATGGGGCATCCCTTTCGGGTGGACAAAAGCAACGCATTGCCATTGCCCGTGCGCTTTACCGAAACCCCGAAATTCTGATACTTGATGAGGCAACCTCCTCGCTCGATTCCATAGCTGAAGGCTATGTGCAAAGAACCATACAATTGATGCGGGAAAAAGGGAAAACGGTGATAGTAATAGCCCATAGGCTATCCACCATTGCCCTTGCCGATCAGATTGTAGTGCTGGATAAAGGAACGGTTGTTGAGCAAGGAACGTTTAAAGAGCTAACCTCAAGCAAGAGCATTTTTTGCAAGATGTGGCAGCACCAAACATTAGAAAATCAGTTAGTTTAA
- a CDS encoding DNA-binding protein: MKIFEYIDRINLMHKLIYNRKTGTPDEFAARLGIGRTRLYVIIDELKSKGAPIIYSKIGNTFYYEYPYSISLEYIMQPLNKKECVETNGGGFLLPFFFCERWESTLASVTLQC, translated from the coding sequence ATGAAGATTTTTGAATACATCGACCGTATTAATTTAATGCATAAATTGATTTATAATAGAAAAACTGGGACGCCTGATGAATTCGCAGCAAGACTTGGCATTGGACGTACTAGATTATACGTAATAATTGATGAACTTAAATCTAAAGGAGCACCAATAATTTACTCCAAAATAGGTAATACTTTTTACTATGAATACCCCTACAGTATTAGTTTGGAATATATAATGCAACCCTTGAACAAAAAAGAGTGTGTGGAGACAAATGGTGGAGGTTTTTTACTTCCGTTCTTTTTTTGTGAACGCTGGGAATCTACCTTAGCATCTGTAACGTTACAGTGCTAA